In Blastopirellula sp. J2-11, a single genomic region encodes these proteins:
- a CDS encoding DUF58 domain-containing protein produces MSSSVLARYLDPEVLSRVAGRSIEPRGLVMGNLAGAHRSPASGFAVEFAGHREYVPGDDPKHIDWRIYFTRDKYFIKQYEMETNFTCHLLLDISSSMRYGEGDEQKLLYASRMATVLGHSIVRQSDKVSLATFDTHIRGHIRASNSMHQVVRMTQHLDEVEAIEKTNLAQCLSELAERMQRREIVMIFSDFFGDLESVEAAIQRLRFSKHEVVLFQVMHHDELYFDMDGMVRFVGLEVAEQYLAQPEDLRTAYLEAVGAFNAQLEEIALRNGCDHVLVDTREDMAGMFADYLNKRMRMPRR; encoded by the coding sequence ATGTCCAGTAGCGTTTTAGCACGTTATCTCGATCCTGAAGTCCTGAGCCGCGTCGCCGGTCGCAGCATTGAACCGCGCGGCCTGGTGATGGGAAACCTTGCCGGCGCGCATCGTTCGCCTGCATCTGGTTTCGCCGTCGAATTTGCTGGGCATCGCGAGTATGTCCCCGGCGACGATCCGAAGCATATCGACTGGCGCATCTATTTCACACGCGACAAGTACTTCATCAAGCAGTACGAGATGGAGACGAACTTTACGTGCCATCTGCTGCTCGATATCAGTTCGTCGATGCGTTACGGCGAAGGAGACGAACAAAAGCTGCTGTATGCGTCGCGTATGGCGACCGTCTTAGGACATAGCATCGTGCGCCAAAGTGACAAAGTTTCGCTCGCGACGTTCGATACCCACATCCGCGGGCACATTCGCGCGAGCAACTCGATGCATCAAGTGGTGCGTATGACGCAACACTTGGATGAAGTCGAGGCGATCGAAAAGACCAACCTGGCCCAGTGTCTAAGCGAGTTGGCCGAACGGATGCAGCGCCGCGAGATCGTGATGATCTTCAGCGACTTTTTCGGTGATTTGGAATCGGTGGAAGCGGCGATACAGCGTCTCCGGTTTAGCAAGCACGAAGTAGTTCTCTTTCAAGTGATGCACCATGACGAACTCTATTTCGATATGGATGGCATGGTCCGGTTTGTCGGCCTGGAAGTCGCCGAGCAATATCTGGCCCAGCCAGAAGATCTGCGCACCGCCTATCTCGAAGCGGTCGGCGCTTTCAACGCCCAGTTGGAGGAGATCGCGCTGCGGAAC
- a CDS encoding AAA family ATPase, whose amino-acid sequence MSSEPISQDDVAAVQRCEQAYGRIRDELAKVIVGQNDVVEQVLVAMFARGHALLEGVPGLAKTLLISSLSDALHLTFKRIQFTPDLMPSDVTGTEVIQEDPETRQRGYKFLPGPLFANLLLADEINRTPPKTQAAMLEAMQERQVSAGGSVHKLPDPFFVLATQNPLEQEGTYPLPEAQLDRFLLHIKVDYPSGAEEWDIARRVTTNQMGKIEPCVSGAEIQEFQNLVRRVPVSDQVLGYAWALIRATRTGQPEAPDFVNKWVAWGAGPRGLLTLVTCAKARAILYGRYHASVADVQAVAKPALRHRIAGNYAAQANNLSSEDLIGMLLEAIPADKKYERPAA is encoded by the coding sequence ATGAGCAGCGAACCGATTTCGCAAGACGACGTCGCCGCCGTGCAGCGGTGCGAACAAGCGTACGGACGGATTCGTGATGAACTAGCCAAAGTGATCGTCGGGCAGAACGATGTCGTCGAACAAGTCCTCGTGGCGATGTTCGCTCGCGGACACGCGCTGCTGGAAGGCGTGCCGGGTTTGGCTAAAACGTTGTTGATTAGCTCGCTCTCGGACGCACTGCATCTGACGTTCAAGCGGATTCAATTTACGCCGGACCTGATGCCGAGCGATGTGACTGGCACCGAAGTAATTCAGGAAGATCCCGAAACGCGTCAACGCGGCTACAAGTTTTTGCCGGGACCGTTATTCGCAAACCTCTTGTTGGCGGACGAAATCAACCGAACGCCTCCCAAGACGCAAGCGGCGATGCTGGAAGCGATGCAAGAGCGTCAAGTCAGCGCCGGCGGTTCCGTGCATAAGTTGCCTGATCCGTTCTTCGTCTTGGCGACGCAAAACCCGCTAGAACAGGAAGGGACCTATCCGCTGCCTGAAGCGCAGTTGGATCGCTTTCTGTTGCATATCAAGGTCGATTATCCAAGCGGCGCCGAAGAATGGGATATCGCGCGTCGCGTCACTACTAATCAAATGGGGAAGATCGAACCGTGCGTCAGCGGCGCCGAGATCCAAGAGTTCCAAAACTTGGTTCGCCGCGTGCCGGTCAGCGATCAAGTTCTTGGTTACGCATGGGCGCTGATTCGCGCAACGCGCACCGGTCAGCCGGAAGCGCCGGACTTTGTCAACAAATGGGTTGCTTGGGGCGCCGGTCCGCGTGGATTGCTTACGCTGGTTACCTGTGCGAAAGCTCGCGCTATTTTGTACGGACGGTATCATGCCAGCGTCGCCGATGTGCAAGCGGTCGCCAAACCGGCGTTGCGACATCGCATCGCCGGCAACTACGCCGCCCAGGCGAACAACCTGTCGAGCGAAGATTTGATCGGCATGCTGTTAGAAGCGATTCCCGCCGACAAAAAGTATGAACGTCCCGCCGCGTAG